The Geobacter sp. AOG2 genome includes a window with the following:
- a CDS encoding B12-binding domain-containing radical SAM protein: MNILLLRPHPGNDRFGLGPFFRVEPLGLEYIAAALLCKGHQVTIADLRFRPGAATWIRRTRPHLVGISCLHTLEFDRVLETAREIRLASPEAFIVVGGHAAAAFPAPLEHDLIDAVMVDDGEEAVVRLAACLERGEVLAEVPALRLKTADGWITTPPLEERTPLDLVPLPARHLVQRHRTGYHCLLFKPVWLIETARGCPHRCSFCSVWQLYGRTCRERSIAAVVEDFATCGDAIFVADDLFWYNPERSLELAAALKRRGVYKRWILVQTRTDLIRRSGEVMAAWRPLAKDFDIFLGLEAASDGGLAGLSKDAGIGDSVEAVRIARELRYGINGNFLVDPDWEETQFHELWDFVEHHGLQRAGFTILTPLPGTDYYQSELARTAGQPWANFDMHHLLWEPRLGAERFFELYAETWRRSILNTAGNKSLMDWVRQVRPSQIPYIIRVLLRTQRMMKPAEYLREHRERYCRVPQALCKGEK; encoded by the coding sequence ATGAACATCCTGTTGCTTCGCCCCCATCCCGGCAACGACCGCTTCGGGCTTGGGCCCTTTTTCCGGGTTGAACCGCTGGGACTCGAATATATCGCCGCTGCCTTGCTGTGCAAAGGACACCAGGTGACCATTGCCGACCTGCGTTTCAGGCCCGGGGCCGCAACCTGGATACGCCGCACGCGTCCCCACCTGGTGGGCATTAGTTGCCTTCACACCCTGGAATTCGACCGGGTGCTCGAGACCGCCCGCGAGATTCGACTGGCCTCGCCGGAGGCCTTCATCGTGGTGGGGGGGCATGCCGCTGCAGCCTTCCCGGCGCCTCTTGAGCATGACCTGATTGATGCCGTCATGGTGGATGACGGCGAAGAGGCGGTTGTGCGTCTGGCAGCGTGTCTGGAACGGGGAGAGGTGCTTGCAGAAGTGCCGGCCTTGCGCCTTAAAACAGCCGATGGCTGGATCACGACCCCTCCTCTGGAGGAACGCACCCCGCTCGATCTGGTCCCCTTGCCGGCCCGCCATCTGGTGCAGCGGCATCGCACCGGGTATCACTGTCTGCTGTTCAAGCCGGTGTGGCTGATCGAGACAGCTCGTGGTTGTCCCCACCGCTGTTCGTTTTGCTCGGTGTGGCAACTTTACGGCCGTACTTGCCGGGAGCGTTCCATCGCGGCGGTTGTGGAGGATTTCGCCACCTGCGGCGATGCTATCTTTGTAGCGGACGATCTGTTCTGGTATAATCCCGAGCGCAGTCTTGAACTGGCCGCCGCTCTCAAGCGGCGCGGCGTGTACAAACGCTGGATCCTGGTTCAGACCCGCACTGATTTGATCCGCCGGAGCGGCGAAGTGATGGCCGCATGGCGTCCCCTGGCCAAGGACTTCGACATTTTCCTTGGTCTGGAGGCGGCGAGCGACGGCGGCTTGGCCGGTTTATCCAAGGATGCCGGCATTGGCGACAGTGTTGAGGCGGTGCGAATCGCCCGGGAATTGCGCTACGGTATTAATGGCAATTTTTTGGTGGATCCTGACTGGGAGGAGACGCAGTTCCATGAATTGTGGGACTTTGTAGAGCATCACGGTCTCCAGCGGGCCGGCTTCACCATCCTGACGCCCCTACCGGGGACCGACTACTACCAGAGCGAACTGGCCCGCACTGCCGGGCAGCCGTGGGCCAACTTCGACATGCACCACCTGCTGTGGGAACCACGCCTGGGGGCTGAGCGCTTTTTCGAACTGTACGCCGAGACCTGGCGTCGCTCGATCCTCAACACGGCAGGCAACAAGAGCCTCATGGACTGGGTTCGCCAGGTGCGGCCCTCCCAGATACCCTATATCATCCGGGTTCTGCTGCGCACCCAGCGCATGATGAAACCGGCCGAATATCTGCGGGAGCATCGCGAGAGATATTGTCGCGTCCCGCAGGCCCTTTGTAAAGGTGAGAAATGA
- a CDS encoding B12-binding domain-containing radical SAM protein yields the protein MKVIFVSPGWEKGRLWGELAFKFPTLSLASIAAVTPSEWDVAFLDDNFETINYSCAADLVALTAMTPQAPRAYEIADEFRRRGKTVVMGGFHASNLPDEALCHADAVVVGEGELVWPQLLSDYCNGLLKRVYQTDSQVEMADIPRARREIFTGKRYLLTNTIQTTRGCPFDCEFCSVTAFYGRKYRKRPVANILEELEQLRKANSFLFFVDDNIVADRKYALELFAGMKGMKFKWLSHSPIDFAADRELMKAAGESGCVGMFVGFESLNQASLSAMGKVTNRARSYLEDAQAFRDNGIGILGSFVMGYDGDTPDIFEQTLRFCEEARLEAAIFPILTPYPGTSVRRRLEAEGRIFSNNWRDYDMEHVTFRPLGMSAEQLQKGYEQLCRSFYSFPSMYRRIFKLHRSVQVFGPMNFGFRAALGRRKVSA from the coding sequence ATGAAGGTGATTTTCGTCTCGCCCGGCTGGGAAAAGGGGCGCCTGTGGGGGGAATTGGCCTTTAAATTTCCCACCCTCTCCCTGGCGTCGATTGCCGCCGTTACCCCGTCGGAGTGGGACGTTGCCTTTCTTGACGATAATTTTGAGACCATAAACTATTCCTGTGCTGCCGACCTTGTCGCACTGACTGCCATGACGCCCCAGGCACCCCGTGCCTACGAGATAGCCGACGAATTTCGCCGCCGGGGCAAGACCGTGGTCATGGGGGGCTTTCATGCCAGCAACCTGCCGGATGAAGCGCTGTGCCATGCGGATGCCGTTGTGGTGGGCGAGGGGGAACTGGTCTGGCCGCAACTCTTGTCCGACTATTGTAATGGGCTCCTCAAGCGCGTCTATCAGACCGATTCGCAGGTGGAGATGGCCGATATTCCCCGTGCCCGCCGCGAGATATTCACGGGCAAGCGGTATCTGCTCACCAACACCATTCAGACCACCCGCGGCTGCCCCTTTGACTGCGAGTTCTGTTCGGTGACCGCTTTCTACGGCCGCAAGTACCGCAAACGGCCAGTGGCAAACATTCTCGAGGAGTTGGAACAGCTCCGCAAGGCCAACTCGTTCCTCTTTTTTGTGGATGACAACATTGTGGCCGACCGGAAGTATGCCTTGGAGCTGTTTGCCGGTATGAAGGGCATGAAGTTCAAGTGGCTCTCCCATTCGCCCATCGATTTCGCCGCCGACCGGGAGTTGATGAAAGCAGCGGGAGAGTCGGGCTGTGTAGGGATGTTCGTCGGCTTCGAATCCCTGAACCAGGCATCCCTGTCGGCCATGGGCAAGGTCACCAACCGGGCCCGCTCCTATCTGGAGGACGCCCAGGCGTTTCGCGACAACGGCATCGGCATCCTGGGCTCCTTTGTGATGGGTTACGACGGCGATACCCCGGACATCTTCGAACAGACGTTACGCTTCTGCGAAGAGGCCCGCTTGGAGGCGGCCATCTTCCCCATCCTGACCCCCTATCCCGGGACCAGCGTCCGCCGCCGTCTTGAGGCAGAGGGGCGCATCTTCTCCAACAACTGGCGCGACTACGATATGGAGCACGTCACCTTCCGACCGCTCGGCATGAGCGCCGAACAACTCCAAAAGGGCTATGAACAGCTCTGTCGTTCATTTTACTCATTTCCCTCCATGTATCGGCGCATCTTCAAGCTGCATCGCTCGGTGCAAGTCTTTGGACCGATGAATTTCGGCTTCCGCGCCGCCTTGGGCCGCAGGAAGGTGTCGGCATGA
- a CDS encoding ACP S-malonyltransferase has protein sequence MFPGQPLAHDTSLPGDIDFGEVAALARAHTGLDLSTFIWAGETHTEQVGLQVYGVAISLYRLRCLRLEGMKPAMAAEHSMGVYAALAACGSVTEGEALEIAFRVGACMEQRFQGRDYALGCLVGLTAEKLAVLAAEGSVFLANYNTSHHFLLAGKRHDMEATLGEALTAGAFSAKLFPCDAPLHTPLLAEAEEELMAIFRDYRYEEPVIPLMNHIDQEFLTAAEIPVFLMRELTETVRWEQTYRALKRSGVTRFIEVGVGDSLKKYNRWIESRL, from the coding sequence ATGTTCCCTGGCCAACCTTTGGCCCACGACACATCACTTCCCGGTGATATCGATTTCGGCGAGGTCGCCGCCCTGGCCCGTGCCCATACCGGTCTGGACCTGTCCACCTTTATCTGGGCAGGGGAAACCCATACGGAGCAGGTGGGGCTGCAGGTCTATGGTGTGGCCATAAGTCTCTACCGCCTGCGCTGCCTGCGGCTGGAAGGGATGAAACCTGCTATGGCTGCGGAACACAGTATGGGGGTTTATGCCGCCCTGGCAGCCTGCGGTTCGGTCACCGAAGGTGAGGCGCTGGAGATCGCTTTTCGGGTCGGTGCCTGCATGGAGCAGCGTTTTCAGGGACGGGATTATGCCTTGGGATGCCTGGTGGGGCTTACGGCGGAGAAGCTGGCAGTACTTGCCGCCGAGGGCTCGGTTTTTCTTGCCAACTATAACACATCACATCACTTTCTGTTGGCGGGCAAGCGCCACGACATGGAGGCGACCCTGGGCGAAGCGCTCACAGCAGGGGCCTTTTCAGCCAAGCTCTTCCCTTGCGACGCCCCGTTGCATACCCCGCTCCTGGCAGAAGCAGAGGAAGAACTGATGGCCATCTTCCGAGACTATCGCTACGAAGAGCCTGTAATTCCGCTCATGAACCACATTGACCAGGAATTTCTCACCGCCGCTGAGATTCCCGTATTCCTGATGCGGGAGTTGACGGAAACGGTCCGCTGGGAACAGACCTATCGCGCCCTGAAGCGCTCCGGCGTCACCCGTTTCATAGAGGTGGGAGTGGGGGATTCGCTCAAAAAATACAACCGTTGGATCGAGAGCAGGTTATGA
- a CDS encoding phosphopantetheine-binding protein, with translation MSEELIQKVKQMIIESLRIEGMSPDEIDTDAPLFGEGLGLDSIDALQLVVAMEKDFGVVVPDAATGTKVFASVRSMADYIAEHKK, from the coding sequence ATGAGTGAAGAGTTGATTCAGAAGGTTAAACAGATGATCATCGAAAGCCTGCGCATCGAGGGTATGTCTCCCGACGAGATCGATACGGACGCGCCCCTGTTCGGAGAAGGACTGGGACTTGATTCCATCGACGCCCTGCAACTGGTCGTGGCCATGGAAAAGGATTTCGGCGTGGTGGTGCCCGATGCAGCCACCGGCACGAAGGTATTTGCCTCGGTGCGCAGCATGGCGGATTACATCGCGGAACACAAAAAATGA
- a CDS encoding MarR family winged helix-turn-helix transcriptional regulator, which translates to MFEIKDLPDSGTIAKLAQRYPMLEVPALEAWLNLMRVSGDCQSDLDQFLARHSLSQRKFFVLILLLRNPAGLNVSRLATGTGVSCATMTGVVDGLLSARLVTRETDEEDRRAFVVTITEAGQELLDRILPQHYQRVSRIMSTLDETERLQMKDILAKVNSGLALTKDKTEPGEVANEQIDADGRYVESRHGASHAR; encoded by the coding sequence ATGTTTGAGATCAAAGACCTGCCTGACAGCGGTACCATTGCAAAATTGGCGCAGCGCTACCCAATGCTGGAAGTTCCGGCGCTAGAGGCCTGGCTGAACCTGATGCGGGTTTCCGGCGACTGCCAGAGCGATCTGGATCAGTTCCTTGCCCGCCACAGTCTTTCCCAACGCAAATTTTTCGTCTTGATCCTGCTGCTGCGCAACCCGGCGGGTCTGAACGTTTCCCGGCTGGCCACCGGTACCGGCGTCTCCTGTGCCACCATGACCGGCGTGGTGGACGGCCTGCTCAGCGCCAGGCTTGTAACCCGTGAGACGGACGAAGAGGACCGGCGCGCCTTTGTGGTGACCATCACCGAGGCCGGACAGGAACTGCTGGACCGCATCTTGCCGCAGCACTATCAACGGGTCAGCCGGATCATGTCAACGCTCGACGAAACGGAGCGTTTACAAATGAAAGATATTCTGGCCAAGGTCAACTCAGGGTTGGCCCTGACCAAAGACAAGACTGAACCCGGGGAGGTCGCCAATGAGCAAATTGATGCAGATGGCCGGTATGTTGAGTCTCGTCATGGGGCTAGCCATGCCCGTTAA
- a CDS encoding B12-binding domain-containing radical SAM protein: MTTSAPRLLLVYPATQKLGWVRRFQLPSLSLKQVAAATPPEWEVVLADEMHEDIPFGGNFDLVGITAMTHQAVRAYEIADRFRQRGVPVVLGGIHPTVLPDEALQHADAVVIGEGEPVWAQLLSDLLAGRMAPFYRSIPQGDRLEIPWSRRDFLAGRTYLTTQTLQASRGCPYDCPFCTVTPYFGRTFRYRDPDDILAELRSFDRKLTVLLDDNILGDPERAKPILRGMAGLGLRWGGQANLRFAEDPELVSLLAKSGCIGIFVGIESVAGPQANHPKTGSRFSQADLIKRVRDTGIVLEASMIFGFDDHDESVFETTVRYLEECAPSIPTFHILTPYPGTALFEQFDREGRMLHKEWQHYDHNQVVFRPKLMTPEQLYKGWRAARREVYRWPSVLSRVMQGNGKLINLAYNVLRRGGVYGDEEVVYPDNQTSATLDNDQGI, translated from the coding sequence GTGACGACCAGTGCCCCGAGACTGCTATTGGTCTATCCTGCCACCCAAAAGTTGGGTTGGGTACGCCGTTTTCAACTTCCGTCGCTCTCCCTGAAGCAGGTTGCCGCAGCAACACCGCCCGAATGGGAGGTAGTGCTGGCCGACGAGATGCATGAAGATATCCCCTTCGGCGGCAATTTTGACTTGGTTGGGATCACTGCCATGACCCATCAGGCGGTTCGTGCCTATGAGATTGCCGACCGCTTCAGGCAAAGGGGGGTCCCGGTAGTCCTGGGCGGTATCCATCCAACGGTGCTCCCCGATGAGGCATTACAGCATGCCGATGCGGTCGTGATCGGCGAAGGCGAACCGGTCTGGGCACAGCTTTTGAGCGATTTGCTGGCTGGACGTATGGCACCGTTCTATCGCTCCATCCCCCAAGGTGATCGTCTGGAGATCCCTTGGTCGCGGCGGGATTTTCTGGCGGGCCGGACCTACCTGACCACCCAGACCCTTCAGGCCAGCCGTGGCTGCCCTTACGATTGTCCATTCTGTACGGTTACCCCCTATTTCGGCCGCACCTTTCGCTATCGCGATCCCGACGATATCCTGGCGGAATTGCGCTCCTTCGACCGTAAGTTGACGGTACTGCTTGACGATAATATCCTTGGCGATCCGGAGCGGGCAAAGCCGATCCTGCGCGGCATGGCCGGTCTCGGACTGCGCTGGGGCGGACAGGCCAATCTCCGGTTTGCCGAAGATCCCGAATTGGTGAGCCTCTTGGCAAAATCCGGCTGCATCGGCATTTTTGTCGGCATCGAATCGGTGGCCGGCCCTCAGGCCAACCACCCCAAGACCGGCAGCCGATTCAGTCAGGCCGATCTGATCAAACGGGTGCGGGACACCGGAATCGTGCTGGAGGCCTCCATGATCTTCGGCTTCGATGACCACGACGAAAGCGTTTTTGAAACCACGGTCCGGTATTTGGAGGAGTGCGCCCCCAGTATTCCGACCTTTCACATCCTGACCCCCTATCCCGGCACGGCGCTGTTCGAACAGTTCGACCGGGAGGGGCGCATGCTGCATAAGGAATGGCAGCACTATGACCATAACCAGGTGGTCTTCCGTCCTAAGCTGATGACGCCGGAGCAGTTGTACAAGGGCTGGCGGGCCGCCCGCCGTGAGGTCTACCGCTGGCCCTCGGTACTTTCGCGCGTCATGCAGGGAAACGGCAAGCTCATCAACCTGGCCTACAATGTCTTGCGCCGGGGCGGCGTCTACGGGGACGAGGAAGTCGTGTATCCGGATAATCAAACCTCTGCTACGCTTGACAACGATCAGGGAATATAG
- the wrbA gene encoding NAD(P)H:quinone oxidoreductase, whose product MTTNIQIVFYSMYGHIYTMAEAVAEGVRNIPGCNADLLQVPELIPENVLEQYGAKAARQSFAHIPTATVDGLVAADAIIFGTPTRFGNMAAQMRNFLDQTGKLWMQGSLVGKVGSVFASTATQHGGQETTITSFHSTLLHQGMIIVGVPYAEQRLLSMDEITGGTPYGATTLAGADGSRRPSENELAIARYQGAHVAKIAQKLKA is encoded by the coding sequence ATGACAACAAACATCCAGATTGTTTTCTACAGTATGTACGGACATATCTACACCATGGCCGAAGCGGTGGCGGAGGGTGTTCGTAACATTCCCGGATGCAACGCGGACTTGTTGCAGGTGCCGGAGCTGATCCCGGAAAACGTGCTTGAACAGTATGGGGCCAAGGCGGCACGGCAGAGCTTTGCCCATATCCCGACTGCAACCGTTGACGGGCTGGTGGCGGCGGATGCCATTATCTTCGGCACACCGACCCGTTTCGGCAACATGGCGGCACAGATGCGCAACTTCCTCGACCAGACCGGTAAGCTCTGGATGCAAGGATCGCTGGTGGGGAAGGTGGGCAGCGTGTTCGCCAGCACTGCTACTCAGCACGGTGGTCAGGAGACCACTATCACCAGCTTCCATTCCACCCTGCTGCACCAAGGCATGATCATAGTTGGCGTGCCCTATGCAGAACAGCGGCTTCTGAGCATGGACGAGATCACTGGTGGCACCCCTTACGGCGCCACCACCCTGGCTGGGGCTGACGGCTCACGCAGGCCATCGGAGAACGAATTGGCCATCGCCCGCTATCAGGGTGCACATGTAGCCAAAATTGCCCAAAAATTGAAAGCATAA
- a CDS encoding radical SAM protein, with the protein MIQTLKNYTREKVLSYLLSMATNSSDETLIKMTHLMELIPKKDYYKDRIRWIRGLIRDKHPSIEFPRRILRDLHPNQRDKWISNLAINHLLNGTNKRKEWADRNGFYPPSTVVISPTMRCNLSCYGCYAGDYKKSLELSLDELDSVLNQLKEMGIYFAVISGGEPFYMKGIFEVFKKHSDMAFLVFTHGGLINEQMVERLTEVGNVMPAFSLEGYEQETDERRGAGHFKKVMRAMDLLREGGLSFCGSFTHSRKNTDIITDSHYIDMLLDKGVFAMWLFSYVPVGRKPDPELMPTPEQRDLLRRTVVGYRATKPMLFVDFWNDGPMISGCLAGGRKYFHINANGDIEPCVFCHFAADNIRNTSLRDALASPLFHKIREKQGGHDNLLRPCMLIDHPDAGRELFSSEGAYATHEGADEIFTGLADSMDDYSRRYGEIADEAWEAEFKDHPVKKGKVSRT; encoded by the coding sequence ATGATCCAAACGCTGAAAAATTATACCAGGGAGAAAGTGCTGTCGTACCTCCTGTCCATGGCGACGAATTCATCGGATGAGACGCTGATCAAGATGACTCACCTGATGGAACTGATCCCTAAAAAGGATTACTACAAGGATCGTATCCGTTGGATTCGCGGTCTGATCCGCGACAAACACCCCAGTATCGAGTTTCCGCGCCGCATCTTGCGCGATCTGCACCCCAACCAGCGGGATAAATGGATCAGCAATCTGGCCATCAACCATCTGCTGAACGGCACCAATAAACGCAAGGAGTGGGCCGACAGGAATGGTTTTTACCCGCCTTCCACAGTGGTGATCAGTCCGACCATGCGCTGTAACCTCTCCTGCTACGGCTGCTATGCCGGAGATTACAAAAAGTCTCTGGAATTGTCCCTGGACGAACTGGATTCGGTGCTGAATCAGCTCAAGGAAATGGGGATCTATTTTGCGGTCATCTCCGGCGGCGAACCGTTCTATATGAAAGGGATCTTCGAGGTATTCAAGAAACACAGCGATATGGCCTTTCTGGTCTTTACTCACGGCGGCTTGATCAACGAGCAGATGGTGGAGCGGTTGACCGAGGTGGGCAACGTCATGCCGGCCTTCTCGCTGGAAGGGTATGAACAGGAGACTGACGAACGCCGTGGTGCCGGGCATTTCAAAAAGGTCATGCGGGCCATGGACCTGCTGCGGGAAGGGGGACTCTCCTTCTGCGGTTCGTTCACCCATTCCCGTAAAAACACGGATATCATCACCGACTCCCATTACATTGACATGCTTCTTGATAAGGGCGTTTTTGCCATGTGGCTGTTTTCCTATGTGCCAGTGGGACGCAAACCGGACCCGGAACTGATGCCAACCCCCGAACAGCGTGATCTCCTTCGTCGGACAGTGGTTGGCTATCGGGCAACAAAGCCGATGCTGTTCGTTGATTTCTGGAACGATGGGCCGATGATCTCCGGTTGCCTGGCCGGTGGAAGAAAGTACTTTCATATCAATGCCAACGGCGATATCGAACCGTGCGTCTTCTGCCACTTTGCCGCGGATAATATCCGCAACACGTCGCTACGCGACGCTCTGGCGTCGCCGCTGTTCCACAAAATCCGCGAAAAACAGGGGGGGCACGATAATCTTCTGCGCCCCTGTATGTTGATCGATCACCCCGATGCAGGGCGGGAACTGTTTTCCTCGGAAGGTGCCTACGCCACTCACGAGGGTGCAGATGAGATCTTTACCGGCCTGGCCGACAGCATGGATGACTATTCGCGACGCTACGGCGAGATAGCCGACGAGGCGTGGGAGGCGGAATTCAAGGACCATCCGGTCAAAAAGGGAAAGGTGTCGCGAACCTGA
- a CDS encoding lipid biosynthesis B12-binding/radical SAM protein, whose amino-acid sequence MKILLLSANREHSPYPVFPIGLSYLAAPLAAAGHELSVLDLCFEQEPETALAERLASFLPALVVVSLRNIDNVTWPGCRSYLAGVRDVVSVCRRSALVVVGGSGFSLMPREILVSVDADYGVVGEGEEVLPRLVESIVRGAGASDLPGVLVRGAEEFLPALPVERITTPDRSLFDVARYQRQGGMANVQTKRGCPFACIYCTYPLLEGRRMRLRPVRDIIAEIRSLIEDHGVSYIYFVDDIFNYPTEFAEQLCRAMAVERLAINWSAFINPAFMPPGLLDVMLAAGCDAVEYGTESGAPLMLRNLGKAFTVADVREGSRLCRERQVDFAHYILFGGPGETRETILESFGLMDELEPTAIIAMTGIRIFPGTPLHRTALAEGIIDNTTDLMEPVFYISPAVREELTELVTTEAIKRKNWVVPGLEVNISDAMLEALRMFPVKGPLWKLMKRLGRSRIKPL is encoded by the coding sequence ATGAAAATTCTACTGCTTTCAGCCAATCGTGAACATTCTCCCTATCCGGTGTTCCCAATCGGCCTCTCCTATCTGGCTGCGCCCCTGGCCGCCGCAGGCCATGAACTTTCCGTGCTTGACCTCTGTTTCGAACAGGAGCCGGAAACGGCCCTTGCAGAACGGCTCGCCTCGTTCTTGCCGGCCTTGGTGGTGGTCTCACTGCGCAATATCGATAACGTGACCTGGCCCGGATGCCGCTCCTATCTTGCCGGGGTGCGGGACGTGGTTTCCGTCTGCCGCAGGAGTGCCCTGGTTGTGGTGGGTGGGTCCGGTTTTTCCCTGATGCCTCGTGAAATCCTGGTCTCTGTGGATGCCGATTATGGTGTGGTGGGAGAGGGGGAGGAAGTCCTGCCCCGTCTTGTGGAATCGATTGTGCGCGGGGCCGGCGCGTCCGACCTGCCGGGGGTACTGGTACGGGGCGCCGAAGAATTCCTGCCGGCACTGCCGGTAGAGCGGATCACTACCCCTGACCGGAGCCTGTTCGACGTGGCGCGTTATCAGCGCCAGGGGGGCATGGCCAATGTGCAGACCAAACGCGGTTGTCCCTTTGCCTGTATCTACTGCACCTATCCGCTGTTGGAGGGGCGTAGGATGCGACTGCGGCCGGTTCGGGATATCATCGCCGAGATACGCTCACTGATTGAGGATCACGGGGTCAGCTATATCTATTTTGTGGACGACATCTTCAACTACCCGACCGAGTTTGCCGAACAGCTATGCCGAGCCATGGCCGTGGAACGGCTGGCGATCAACTGGTCTGCTTTCATCAACCCGGCTTTCATGCCGCCCGGGTTGCTGGATGTTATGCTGGCCGCAGGCTGCGACGCCGTGGAGTACGGAACCGAGTCCGGCGCGCCGCTCATGCTCAGAAACCTGGGCAAGGCCTTTACGGTGGCCGATGTTCGCGAGGGGTCGCGCCTGTGCCGTGAGCGTCAGGTGGATTTTGCCCATTACATCCTCTTCGGTGGGCCGGGGGAGACGCGGGAAACCATCCTGGAAAGTTTTGGCTTGATGGACGAACTGGAGCCGACCGCGATCATTGCTATGACCGGCATCCGCATCTTCCCCGGCACCCCGTTGCACCGGACCGCCCTGGCGGAAGGGATCATCGACAACACCACCGACCTTATGGAACCGGTTTTTTACATCTCGCCCGCCGTCCGGGAGGAGTTGACCGAACTGGTCACAACGGAGGCGATTAAACGCAAGAACTGGGTTGTGCCAGGCCTTGAGGTAAATATCAGCGATGCCATGTTGGAGGCCTTGCGCATGTTTCCGGTCAAGGGGCCGCTCTGGAAGCTGATGAAACGCCTGGGCAGGAGCCGTATCAAACCGCTGTGA
- a CDS encoding acyl-CoA thioesterase — protein sequence MNSHGTAITVRFNEVDAYQVAWHGHYVAWMEIGRSELAGRFGLDAFQLGTLGYLGPVVALEVKYLRPARYNDVLTVRTTLLPSETATLVFESVILNSDGKKLATGLTRHALTDLNGVLQFQMPHVVAERVERMKAWLEAA from the coding sequence ATGAACAGTCATGGAACCGCCATAACCGTGCGATTCAATGAGGTGGACGCCTATCAGGTCGCTTGGCACGGGCACTATGTTGCCTGGATGGAAATCGGCCGTAGTGAACTTGCCGGCAGATTCGGGCTGGATGCCTTCCAGTTGGGAACTCTTGGTTATTTGGGGCCGGTGGTCGCATTGGAGGTCAAGTACCTGCGTCCCGCCCGCTATAACGACGTGCTGACCGTCCGCACCACCCTGCTACCCAGCGAGACGGCTACCCTGGTCTTTGAAAGCGTCATACTGAACAGTGACGGTAAAAAACTGGCCACCGGCCTGACCCGCCACGCCCTGACCGACCTGAACGGCGTTTTGCAATTCCAGATGCCTCATGTGGTTGCCGAGCGGGTCGAGCGCATGAAAGCTTGGCTGGAGGCTGCATGA
- a CDS encoding lysophospholipid acyltransferase family protein — MTLYSGINLFLIKLFTILVPRRLFPPAAFCFVMLFYLLLGEKRRGFRANMRTVTGRSNVERLVISAYYKYARNWCDVMLMMRLTGPRLQALIGRRSSQKPLDDALAAGTGAILVSPHFGNWELGGLGLADLGYRINVLTFREPDEKVNELREEVRGARGIGFIYVDRDDTSPLAIIEAVNALRRNEVLCLLGERDGSSHTSVVDFFGKPTPFPAGAAYLSLASGAPVIPVFVPLEGDRYATLMDEPIYFRGGHGAHTEAIRSGMEQLAAVFERYIRQYPDQWYNFFDFWGEE; from the coding sequence ATGACCCTCTACAGTGGCATCAACCTGTTCCTTATCAAACTGTTCACCATACTGGTGCCGCGACGTTTGTTTCCTCCGGCCGCCTTTTGCTTCGTGATGCTGTTCTACCTTCTGCTTGGTGAGAAACGCCGAGGTTTTCGAGCAAATATGCGGACCGTCACCGGCCGCTCAAATGTGGAGAGGCTGGTGATTTCGGCCTACTACAAGTACGCACGCAATTGGTGCGATGTGATGCTGATGATGCGGTTGACCGGCCCCAGGCTACAGGCCCTTATCGGTCGGCGCAGTTCTCAGAAGCCGCTGGATGACGCCCTGGCCGCGGGAACCGGCGCAATCCTGGTTTCGCCCCATTTTGGAAACTGGGAACTGGGCGGACTCGGGTTGGCCGACCTGGGATACAGGATTAACGTACTCACCTTCCGGGAACCGGATGAGAAGGTAAACGAATTGCGGGAGGAGGTGCGAGGCGCTCGCGGCATCGGCTTTATTTACGTCGACCGCGACGACACCTCGCCCCTTGCGATCATCGAAGCGGTAAACGCCCTTCGGCGCAACGAGGTGCTCTGTCTTCTGGGCGAGCGCGACGGTTCGTCCCATACCAGTGTCGTTGATTTTTTTGGAAAACCAACACCATTTCCGGCAGGGGCCGCCTATCTTTCCCTGGCCAGCGGAGCGCCGGTCATTCCGGTTTTCGTGCCGCTTGAAGGGGATCGATACGCCACGTTGATGGATGAGCCGATTTATTTTAGGGGTGGCCACGGAGCGCATACCGAGGCGATTCGGAGCGGTATGGAACAACTGGCTGCGGTTTTTGAACGCTATATCAGGCAGTATCCCGACCAGTGGTACAACTTTTTTGATTTTTGGGGCGAAGAGTAA